The following proteins are co-located in the Phaeodactylum tricornutum CCAP 1055/1 chromosome 2, whole genome shotgun sequence genome:
- a CDS encoding predicted protein: protein MNFTQFSSVQFSRMVNMRRLIGLSLLFFLSAAAWLPPSTVISRKARCAARVSSVEYVRFTNAIRKSRSSPSRPSTEMFMGIRDLLRKRAKDDDYDQPKGGSPSIQKQSPSPSAAQLVPEHASKTETETAMPIVDKSESRKQVLHERAPVRMGEDPGTKTVNVQSLDSHESVQDRINRVKAGKMTEGEKEAFLDSVLTAGNTPESRKPLIRSSRGKSEGKLSKKESKASPFPSDSILRNLARGLNADSVQKSDFMEKTTLENQRKKKEYLEMVTDPDRFNRLSTTNSLQRSPGLYPQSGSSAAESKTPVSSLGGLQSSKNKYLPNPTGPPQEPVSPPDDLPLPGDLGARLGSAAMEHERLRQQAEEERREREWQQKEELRLEQERRAAEIAKRREEELDRREAEIRERRRRDQDNLSREENERKEAQQRRMRDMMKAQEEYWIKKLSREKESKAKTEIKKEVDTDEQEKDDTAQTTSTSPTARVQVPESSTRFNPDERSLLSDHDFLILSLWLEVQALNDHLADWDKNQDVIEKSAKRALGVSPSSERDFMAEQARKKSEIERARQVQLEKLKALNSPLPTPRNSSYAPRAAPVFNPQRPVSASSPSSRHKLGNLVRGREGGSDQNSGSPSGSPLNSDDVNRRKTISKLNGATLGSGDSSWDRDQPQSGGSLEQPQSSAYQAEGKETRPPSSGESQNRGPIRMELPLLDVEYDQDEDGLDVRSNKAMSIADAMKRSNKGGSADQSERSKKWGIDMNRFN, encoded by the exons ATGAATTTTACACAATTCTCTTCCGTACAATTCTCAAGAATGGTGAACATGCGGCGCCTCATCGGCCTTTCGCTactcttctttttgtcaGCGGCAGCTTGGCTGCCGCCATCGACTGTTATTTCCCGGAAAGCACGATGTGCAGCCAGAGTTAGCTCGGTTGAATATGTCAGATTTACAAATGCAATACGGAAAAGTCGGTCCTCGCCTAGTCGCCCAAGCACCGAGATGTTCATGGGCATACGCGACTTGCTTCGCAAGCGCGCCAAGGACGATGATTATGATCAGCCAAAAGGCGGCAGCCCGTCCATACAAAAGCAATCACCTAGCCCTTCTGCAGCTCAACTCGTACCCGAacacgcttcgaaaaccgAGACGGAGACGGCGATGCCCATAGTCGACAAGAGTGAATCAAGGAAACAAGTTTTACACGAGCGCGCTCCAGTTCGTATGGGAGAAGACCCCGGTACGAAGACTGTCAACGTCCAATCTTTGGACTCTCACGAGTCGGTCCAGGATAGAATCAACCGCGTTAAGGCAGGCAAGATGACAGAGGGCGAGAAGGAAGCATTTCTGGATTCCGTTCTCACAGCGGGAAATACGCCTGAATCTCGCAAGCCACTTATTCGTAGTTCTCGAGGAAAGTCGGAAGGCAAGCTGtcgaagaaggaatcgaaagCGTCACCATTCCCCTCGGATTCTATACTTCGCAACCTGGCACGTGGGCTGAACGCTGATTCCGTACAGAAATCTGATTTTATGGAAAAAACAACGTTGGAAAATCAGcgcaaaaagaaggaatATCTAGAAATGGTGACGGACCCTGATCGCTTCAATCGCCTCTCTACTACAAACAGCTTGCAACGGTCTCCAGGTCTTTATCCACAGTCAGGCAGCTCCGCCGCTGAATCAAAGACACCCGTTTCGTCTCTTGGGGGTTTACAGTCTTCTAAGAACAAGTACCTTCCAAACCCGACTGGGCCTCCTCAGGAGCCGGTATCGCCTCCAGATGATTTGCCTTTGCCGGGGGATCTCGGGGCTCGACTAGGATCTGCCGCCATGGAACACGAACGCCTCCGACAgcaagccgaagaagaacgaCGTGAGCGGGAGTGGCAACAGAAAGAAGAGCTCCGACTTGAGCAGGAAAGGAGAGCGGCAGAAATTGCAAAAAGGCGTGAAGAAGAGTTGGATCGACGCGAAGCAGAAATCAGAGAGCGACGCCGTCGCGACCAAGATAACCTGTCTAGAGAAGAGAATGAGCGGAAAGAGGCACAGCAACGACGTATGCGAGACATGATGAAAGCACAAGAAGAGTACTGGATCAAAAAATTGTCAAGGGAGAAGGAGTCAAAGGCCAAAACAGAAATCAAGAAAGAAGTCGACACAGATGAACAGGAAAAAGACGACACGGCACAAACGACTTCCACATCACCTACCGCCCGCGTTCAAGTCCCGGAATCGTCCACGAGATTTAATCCTGACGAAAGGTCACTGTTGAGCGAT CACGATTTTCTAATTCTATCCCTTTGGCTTGAGGTGCAGGCGTTGAATGATCACTTGGCTGACTGGGATAAGAATCAAGATGTCATTGAAAAATCAGCTAAACGAGCGCTAGGCGTATCGCCTTCT AGCGAACGCGACTTTATGGCGGAGCAAGCCCGCAAGAAGTCCGAAATCGAAAGGGCGAGACAAGTACAGCTGGAAAAGCTCAAAGCTCTAAACTCGCCGCTTCCGACCCCTCGAAACTCCAGCTATGCGCCTCGGGCAGCTCCTGTATTTAATCCACAGCGACCTGTCTCGGCTTCTTCACCTTCTTCTCGACATAAGCTTGGGAATCTTGTCCGAGGAAGAGAAGGAGGAAGTGATCAAAACTCTGGGAGCCCCTCTGGAAGTCCATTGAATAGTGACGATGTCAATCGAAGAAAAACTATCTCTAAACTAAATGGAGCGACACTAGGCTCGGGGGATTCTTCGTGGGATCGAGACCAACCGCAGAGTGGGGGGTCTCTTGAGCAACCTCAAAGCAGCGCGTACCAAGCAGAGGGCAAGGAAACTCGTCCGCCGTCTTCGGGGGAGTCTCAAAACAGAGGACCAATTCGAATGGAGCTACCTTTGTTGGATGTTGAGTACGACCAGGACGAAGATGGACTGGACGTCCGTTCAAACAAGGCCATGAGTATTGCCGACGCTATGAAGAGATCAAATAAAGGTGGAAGCGCTGATCAATCGGAGAGAAGTAAAAAGTGGGGAATCGACATGAATCGCTTTAATTGA
- a CDS encoding predicted protein, protein MATDPDLVEFFEVNFPEAFNEAQTGAKDGDRLATSHRKIDKKVESRYPRNIRPMQTYLRDVETEEGSRACRRLRWKNMIPGTIRGSDPNLGIFSKQPESEIYVKTPWAVLQRELDRYHRDFESRVYDITVLDGPEDTEGTTHRVLPQNLQRHPVNSTIYCANFCRYHPGRPIKFPVSFINTEESPALKRDGFIIPIQRSIECFVEDGVDIPESLDMECSGLQFKDVIRTDRIILPDGVRFSDRVIKRGKEFIVGVMFGSGRGLEEDTTETEKEPVAEK, encoded by the coding sequence ATGGCTACCGACCCCGACCTAGTGGAGTTTTTTGAGGTAAACTTTCCTGAAGCATTTAATGAGGCGCAAACAGGTGCGAAAGATGGAGACAGACTCGCGACTTCTCATAGAAAAATCGACAAAAAAGTGGAGTCGCGTTATCCCCGGAACATCCGGCCCATGCAAACTTACCTACGCGATgtggaaacggaagaaggaAGCCGGGCCTGTAGAAGACTTCGCTGGAAGAATATGATTCCAGGCACTATACGGGGCAGCGATCCAAACTTGGGGATTTTTTCAAAACAACCAGAATCTGAGATATATGTCAAAACTCCCTGGGCAGTACTTCAAAGGGAGCTGGATCGCTATCATCGTGACTTTGAGTCTCGTGTCTACGACATCACCGTATTGGATGGACCAGAGGATACAGAGGGAACCACTCACAGGGTTCTTCCCCAAAATTTGCAGCGACATCCCGTGAATTCAACGATTTACTGTGCCAATTTTTGCCGATACCACCCTGGCAGACCTATCAAGTTCCCTGTATCATTTATCAACACAGAAGAAAGCCCTGCTTTGAAGCGTGATGGCTTCATTATTCCAATCCAACGGTCAATTGAGTGCTTTGTTGAGGATGGTGTTGATATTCCTGAAAGCTTGGATATGGAATGTAGCGGTCTTCAATTCAAGGATGTCATTCGAACCGATCGCATCATTTTACCTGACGGTGTACGATTTAGCGACCGTGTCATCAAAAGAGGCAAAGAATTCATCGTGGGTGTCATGTTTGGAAGTGGTCGCGGCTTGGAGGAGGACACCACGGAGACCGAAAAGGAACCCGTTGCCGAAAAGTAG
- a CDS encoding predicted protein has translation MDRKNSSPPENCRFAIPKKGRLHDKILQMLKGSGIEFRREPRLDVALCVDLPITLVFLPASDIAKYVGEGNIDLGITGLDIVKESQVEVDHVMDLGFGKCKLCVQVPSDDNITDVSTLAGKRIVTSFPELTKQFFQPFDDELGVETKVKFVSGSVEAACGLGLADGIVDLVETGTTMRAAGLEVVADIISTQAMLIANTHTKHIDIIHLIKRRLEGYITATKYVMLVYNVSNELVERAVAITPGKRSPTITALDDGNSKAVSSLVLAKEVNQKMDALHDIGATDILVLDISNSRM, from the exons ATGGACCGCAAAAACTCGAGCCCCCCTGAGAATTGCCGGTTCGCCATTCCGAAAAAGGGACGCTTGCACGATAAAATTCTACAGATGCTTAAAGGTTCCGGTATAGAATTTCGGCGTGAACCTCGCCTTGACGTTGCCCTCTGTGTTGACTTGCCGATCACGCTGGTCTTTCTGCCGGCGTCTGACATTGCCAAATATGTTGGAGAGGGCAATATTGATCTAGGCATCACTGGCTTGGACATTGTGAAGGAAAGTCAGGTCGAAGTGGACCACGTAATGGACCTGGGATTTGGAAAGTGCAAACTTTGTGTACAAGTACCTAGCGACGACAATATCACAGACGTCAGTACATTGGCGGGTAAGCGCATTGTTACTTCGTTTCCGGAACTTACTAAACAGTTTTTCCAGCCATTTGACGATGAACTCGGTGTTGAGACAAAGGTCAAGTTTGTTTCGGGTTCTGTCGAAGCAGCCTGTGGGCTCGGTTTAGCTGATGGTATTGTGGATCTTGTGGAGACAGGAACAACGATGCGG GCTGCCGGCCTTGAAGTTGTTGCCGATATTATCTCGACCCAGGCCATGCTGATTGCTAACACGCATACCAAGCACATTGATATCATCCACCTGATAAAGCGTCGCTTAGAGGGGTACATTACGGCCACAAAGTACGTTATGCTAGTGTACAATGTTTCGAACGAATTGGTGGAGAGAGCGGTGGCGATCACCCCTGGAAAGCGGTCACCGACTATCACGGCTCTAGATGACGGTAACTCCAAGGCGGTTTCCAGTCTTGTACTCGCCAAGGAGGTTAACCAAAAAATGGATGCTTTGCATGATATCGGAGCTACAGATATCCTTGTGCTTGACATTTCCAACTCCCGTATGTAA
- the EPSPsy gene encoding 3-phosphoshikimate 1-carboxyvinyltransferase (sixth step in the shikimate pathway; extensions at the N terminus contains putative ER signal peptides; putatively chloroplast targeted), with translation MVQIQSLTPVVLILSALAGAQAFTTDRFGSMRSSPLALATTTGATETLTVKPIKSLDGTVTLPGSKSLSNRCLLLAALSEGKTRVNNLLDSDDICYMLQALEQLAVPVERHSDDSVTVTGKAGPINSPTPEKVCELFLGNAGTAMRPLAAALCMGKGKFLLDGVSRMRERPIADLVDGLKQLGADVSCVEESGCPPVTINANGLQGGCASISGKMSSQFLSSLLMAAPLVDGDINISIKDELISAPYVALTIGLMKKFGVNVDIEGDMDGAPSFKIASSEKYISPKSILVEGDASSASYFVAGAAITGGTVTVRGCGSESVQGDVAFANVMEQMGATITWAPESITVTRDPSVKLKGVDVDCGKIPDAAMTLAVAALFAEGPTTIRNVYSWRLKETERMKAIVAECTKLGAIVEEFEDYCIIHPPKDNIINDNVLIETYDDHRMAMTFSLVACGGVSVIINDPGCTGKTFPTYFEMLESISSH, from the coding sequence ATGGTTCAGATTCAGTCGCTTACTCCGGTGGTGCTTATCTTGTCGGCCCTCGCAGGAGCACAGGCGTTTACGACAGACCGATTCGGCTCAATGAGATCGTCTCCATTGGCGCTAGCTACGACTACTGGCGCTACCGAGACCTTAACTGTCAAGCCGATCAAGAGTCTTGATGGAACGGTGACCCTCCCTGGTTCCAAATCTCTGAGCAACCGCTGCCTTTTGCTGGCTGCCTTGAGCGAAGGCAAGACGCGTGTCAACAATCTTTTGGATTCCGACGACATTTGTTACATGCTGCAAGCCTTGGAACAACTCGCGGTTCCTGTGGAACGCCATTCTGATGATTCTGTAACGGTAACGGGAAAGGCCGGTCCGATCAACTCACCTACTCCGGAAAAGGTATGTGAGCTTTTTTTGGGAAACGCAGGAACTGCTATGCGTCCTCTAGCAGCTGCCTTGTGTATgggcaaaggaaagtttTTGCTGGACGGAGTTTCCCGTATGCGAGAACGTCCGATCGCAGATTTGGTTGATGGACTCAAACAGTTGGGAGCAGATGTGTCCTGTGTTGAAGAATCAGGATGCCCTCCGGTCACAATCAATGCAAATGGTTTGCAGGGTGGATGCGCCTCCATTAGTGGAAAGATGTCTTCGCAATTCCTTTCATCGTTGCTGATGGCTGCTCCATTAGTCGACGGTGACATCAACATTTCCATCAAAGACGAGCTCATTTCTGCTCCATACGTTGCTCTTACCATTGGTTTGATGAAGAAATTCGGTGTCAACGTTGATATTGAGGGGGATATGGACGGTGCCCCTTCCTTCAAGATTGCTTCCTCCGAAAAATATATCAGCCCAAAGTCTATCTTGGTTGAAGGTGATGCAAGCTCAGCAAGTTACTTTGTGGCAGGCGCTGCGATAACGGGTGGAACTGTGACCGTCCGCGGATGTGGATCCGAGAGTGTACAAGGTGATGTTGCGTTTGCCAATGTTATGGAACAGATGGGCGCTACGATCACCTGGGCTCCGGAAAGCATCACCGTCACACGAGACCCGTCTGTGAAGCTCAAGGGCGTCGATGTGGACTGCGGAAAGATTCCAGATGCTGCCATGACTTTGGCTGTAGCAGCTCTCTTTGCAGAAGGGCCCACAACGATTCGGAATGTTTATTCATGGCGACTGAAGGAAACAGAGCGAATGAAAGCGATTGTGGCCGAATGTACCAAGCTTGGGGCAATCGTGGAAGAGTTTGAAGACTATTGTATAATTCACCCTCCAAAGGACAACATTATCAACGATAACGTACTGATTGAGACGTACGACGATCACCGAATGGCTATGACGTTCAGTCTGGTGGCGTGTGGGGGTGTGAGCGTCATCATTAATGATCCCGGCTGCACGGGGAAAACATTTCCAACATATTTCGAGATGTTAGAAAGTATCTCATCTCACTAA
- the GDCH gene encoding glycine decarboxylase (Glycine decarboxylase H-protein (also known as glycine cleavage system H-protein, GCSH, GCVH). Catalyzes the formation of serine from two glycine with consequent production of CO2 and NH3. Part of the glycolate cycle (C2 cycle) in photorespiration.) gives MATVSFLARAATRRTFDKVVRSNQFASIGAARFASYFTPAHEYVKVEGNIGTCGITDFAQAALGDIVFVDLPEVGDSFDKGDSFGSVESVKAASDVYAPISGTVVEINDKLSDDPGLVNTQAEGEAWFIKIEMAESGDVDDLLGPDAYKEHCEKEAH, from the exons ATGGCAACTGTAAGCTTCCTTGCCCGTGCCGCCACCCGCCGAACCTTCGACAAGGTTGTGCGTTCAAACCAGTTCGCTAGCATCGGAGCGGCTCGCTTCGCTAGCTACTTCACTCCCG CTCATGAATATGTGAAGGTTGAGGGAAACATCGGCACCTGCGGAATCACTGACTTTGCTCAGGCCGCTCTCGGGGATATCGTCTTCGTGGATCTGCCCGAAGTCGGTGATTCATTTGACAAAGGCGATAGCTTCGGTAGTGTCGAATCCGTTAAAGCCGCTTCTGATGTCTATGCTCCAATCTCTGGAACTGTCGTCGAAATTAACGATAAGCTCAGTGATGATCCTGGTCTTGTAAACACGCAGGCTGAGGGTGAAGCTTGGTTTATTAAGATCGAAATGGCCGAATCGGGAGACGTGGATGATTTGCTCGGACCGGATGCTTACAAGGAACATTGTGAAAAGGAAGCCCACTAA
- a CDS encoding predicted protein: MCNRRLAMPLLLLVSMQLPRASRAWVGTLRPQGYRKFSVHLSTVCRLNRFLFDTSEVKYTDTELPSITLPRDDFRTIHASKILGLRNGNTIRAGLVSCEVHQGLLTDDATVQWIPEGKVKKAEPLGNGNPPGSLHIHLNGLQAPAEQLVPSVSLILALPRPLQLGRMLPMISQMGVNHLVLAQAQKVPKDYFGSHLLRNPEELREKLIEGLCQAGDVRLPQLHIVRNLRDFLTNEVDEIFPKNQYARAIAHPQRTSDPMGSLKKMKQVEFPVKSSRLVVAVGPEGGWEEPDELDRFRDCGFQQITMGARVLRSDCAVVSLLSLAHDICADQQQ, translated from the coding sequence ATGTGCAATCGGAGACTAGCGATGCCATTACTTTTGCTCGTGTCGATGCAACTGCCGCGCGCATCTCGCGCGTGGGTAGGCACCCTGCGACCACAGGGGTATCGGAAATTTAGTGTTCACTTGAGCACAGTATGTCGACTAAACCGCTTCCTTTTCGATACGTCCGAAGTCAAGTACACCGACACTGAGCTTCCTAGTATCACTTTGCCGAGAGACGATTTTCGAACAATTCATGCATCCAAGATTTTGGGTTTGCGCAATGGAAATACTATTCGCGCTGGGCTGGTAAGCTGTGAGGTCCATCAAGGCTTGCTGACTGACGATGCTACCGTGCAATGGATACCGGAAGGGAAGGTGAAAAAAGCCGAGCCACTGGGGAATGGAAATCCTCCTGGGTCACTGCACATTCATCTCAATGGACTTCAGGCACCCGCGGAACAACTAGTACCGTCGGTCAGTTTGATCTTGGCATTGCCGCGACCATTGCAGCTAGGAAGAATGCTTCCTATGATATCACAAATGGGCGTCAACCACTTAGTATTGGCGCAGGCACAAAAAGTTCCCAAGGATTATTTCGGCAGTCACCTGCTTCGCAACCCCGAAGAACTCCGGGAAAAGCTCATCGAGGGGCTTTGTCAGGCAGGAGACGTTCGCTTACCTCAACTGCACATTGTGCGTAACCTTCGTGATTTCCTCACCAATGAGGTGGACGAgatttttccaaagaaccAATACGCCAGGGCCATTGCTCATCCACAAAGGACATCCGATCCAATGGGCTCATTGAAAAAGATGAAGCAAGTCGAGTTCCCGGTGAAGTCCTCGAGACTCGTGGTAGCCGTGGGCCCCGAAGGTGGCTGGGAAGAGCCTGACGAGTTGGATCGTTTTCGCGATTGTGGCTTTCAGCAAATTACGATGGGTGCGCGTGTTCTACGCTCGGATTGTGCGGTAGTCAGTCTCCTAAGTTTGGCTCATGATATTTGCGCTGATCAACAGCAATAG
- a CDS encoding predicted protein, translating into MEHQYPSGYTESDRFHQCLEYHRYLLSDYIRRWQGAEAELTSDSISWPRKVPTADEIASLELDLCFCLKSPAYENHLRSCQDKQFRIASFYLSEQTNKQHQLKGYKMVKELAEHGHPDGMCFYGIILNNGRFAGVDANPEQAVIWWRRSVDYHKHISATYELALALYTGEGVAENPALAVSFFGRAAHLGHAGAAYMLGECLLDGVGAERDRASALEWLVTAAELGHHLARDRVIVILQQDYDQLDEGLEHNDELEETKKWVNGENEEKVRDVNIERRFTIGGGSSNPQVLARRKTKVEESRDKRESVIDD; encoded by the exons ATGGAACATCAGTATCCGTCTGGTTATACTGAATCCGATCGCTTCCACCAATGCCTCGAATACCACCGATACCTTCTGAGCGATTATATTCGTCGTTGGCAAGGAGCAGAAGCTGAACTAACCTCCGACTCGATCTCATGGCCTCGTAAGGTACCGACGGCCGATGAAATCGCGTCCCTCGAACTCGACCTCTGTTTCTGCTTGAAAAGTCCTGCTTACGAGAATCACCTACGGTCTTGTCAGGATAAACAGTTCCGAATCGCTAGCTTTTATTTGAGTGAACAGACGAACAAGCAGCATCAGTTGAAGGGATACAAAATGGTCAAGGAACTGGCTGAACATGGGCATCCTGATGGCATGTGCTTTTATG GTATCATTTTGAATAATGGGAGGTTTGCGGGTGTTGATGCCAATCCAGAGCAGGCGGTTATTTGGTGGCGCCGTAGCGTCGACTACCACAAACACATTAGTGCCACGTACGAACTAGCCTTGGCCTTGTACACGGGTGAAGGCGTGGCAGAGAATCCCGCACTGGCTGTGTCATTTTTTGGTAGAGCGGCGCATCTCGGTCATGCTGGTGCTGCTTACATGCTCGGTGAATGTCTTTTGGACGGCGTTGGAGCTGAACGGGATAGAGCGAGTGCGCTGGAATGGTTGGTAACAGCAGCGGAACTAGGTCACCACTTGGCACGGGATCGTGTGATTGTAATTCTGCAACAAGACTACGATCAATTGGACGAGGGATTGGAGCACAACGATGAACTAGaggagacgaagaaatgggTAAACGGAGAAAACGAGGAAAAAGTACGCGACGTTAACATTGAACGACGGTTTACTATTGGTGGTGGTAGCTCTAATCCGCAAGTGCTAGCAAGACGTAAGACGAAGGTTGAGGAGAGCCGAGATAAACGAGAAAGTGTTATCGATGACTGA
- a CDS encoding predicted protein yields MVLSGVKVIDGRDHLLGRLCSIVAKELLAGQKIVIVRCDEICISGSLVRNRVKYAQFRRLHMNTNPGRGPFHFKSPAMMVWRTVRGMVHQKSPRGQEALKRLSTFEGIPAPYDKQKRVVVPAALRVMRLKPGRQFTVVGELADSVGWKHKELLGRLEGKRKAEAKDFYEKKKEKAALRKKAEAAAAGELAKVNEVLAASGY; encoded by the exons ATGGTGTTGTCTGGAGTAAAAGTTATTGACGGCCGTGACCACCTTCTCGGCCGTCTCTGTAGTATTGTTGCGAAGGAGCTTCTTGCGGGACAAAAGATTGTCATCGTACGATGCGATGAAATCTGCATTTCGGGTTCCC TGGTTCGCAACCGCGTCAAGTATGCCCAATTCCGTCGCCTGCACATGAACACTAACCCAGGCCGAGGTCCATTTCATTTCAAGAGCCCAGCCATGATGGTCTGGAGAACTGTCCGCGGTATGGTACACCAGAAATCGCCTCGTGGACAGGAAGCTTTAAAGCGTCTTTCAACATTCGAGGGAATTCCGGCCCCGTACGATAAACAAAAGCGCGTGGTTGTTCCCGCCGCTCTCCGAGTGATGCGATTGAAGCCCGGCCGTCAGTTCACGGTGGTTGGTGAATTGGCCGATTCGGTGGGCTGGAAGCACAAGGAGCTCCTTGGACGTCTTGAAGGCAAGCGTAAGGCTGAAGCTAAGGACTTCTatgaaaagaagaaggagaaggCTGCTCTGCGCAAAAAGGCAGAAGCAGCGGCGGCTGGAGAGTTGGCCAAGGTTAACGAAGTTCTTGCCGCGTCTGGGTACTAG
- a CDS encoding predicted protein translates to MSSVQDSKVPTLSSVGFIGAGKMATAIMDGLVAKSVVSTPESIACSDVFEMAVTDASKKGYHATKSNQEVCQRSKDAIILAVKPNIIPDICADVMDAGGSALIISVAAGVTLETLEKNLPGRRVVRVMPNTACLVGEAASGYAMGSLCNADDNKIVQLIFGSCGLAREFKEVLLNAVTGVSGSGPAYVFQFIEALADGGVRAGLPREDAVLLAAQTLKGAAEMVLVTGMHPGQLKDMVCSPGGTTITGVDELEKGGLRTTVMQAVKAATRRSMQLGGITEEEITTKYNL, encoded by the exons ATGAGTTCCGTACAAGACAGCAAGGTCCCCACCCTTTCGTCCGTCGGCTTTATCGGCGCCGGGAAGATGGCGACGGCAATCATG GATGGACTAGTTGCCAAATCGGTGGTATCCACGCCTGAATCTATTGCTTGCTCCGACGTCTTTGAAATGGCTGTCACGGATGCCTCCAAAAAAGGATATCATGCAACCAAATCAAATCAAGAGGTCTGCCAACGTTCAAAAGATGCCATTATTCTAGCCGTCAAGCCCAACATTATTCCTGACATTTGTGCGGATGTCATGGATGCTGGTGGTAGCGCACTGATCATTAGTGTCGCTGCTGGTGTAACGCTGGAAACTCTGGAGAAGAATCTCCCTGGTCGTCGTGTGGTGCGGGTCATGCCCAACACCGCTTGTTTGGTCGGCGAAGCGGCGTCCGGGTACGCCATGGGATCCTTGTGCAATGCGGACGATAACAAGATTGTACAGTTGATCTTTGGTTCCTGTGGTCTGGCCCGCGAATTTAAGGAAGTCTTGCTGAACGCCGTAACTGGAGTTTCCGGCAGTGGGCCGGCGTACGTCTTTCAGTTCATTGAGGCGTTGGCTGATGGCGGCGTGCGGGCTGGTTTGCCTCGCGAAGACGCTGTTCTTCTGGCTGCTCAGACTTTGAAGGGAGCAGCAGAAATGGTTCTGGTGACCGGCATGCATCCGGGCCAGCTCAAAGACATGGTCTGTTCGCCGGGAGGAACCACGATTACCGGTGTCGACGAGTTGGAAAAAGG AGGATTACGGACGACTGTCATGCAAGCTGTCAAGGCTGCGACTCGACGCAGTATGCAGCTAGGCGGCATTACCGAAGAGGAAATCACCACGAAATACAACCTTTAA